In a genomic window of uncultured Sphaerochaeta sp.:
- a CDS encoding MATE family efflux transporter: protein MVDTFVVGRFVGVQALAAVGATGAMTFLIIGFVIGLTAGFSVIISQKFGAKDPQSMRKAIAMSVLCAFFLSVIVSALATLSSKSLLRLLNTPADILEDANAYLVIIYLGITATIYYNLLAAILRALGDSRSPLLFLLIASALNIVGDLILVIQVGMGVRGVALATVISQTISALLCLYYIYKRFPSLHLKRQDWAIDWPMIGRLLQIGLPSALQFSVCAIGVMIVQAVINQNGSNTVAAYSVGTKIEQLVTQPLITLGLAMATFSAQNLGSGQLDRIRQGIRSATLLSILLSMLATAVIFAFGEQLARLFIEASETAVISQTVQYLHIVSYFFIALGMIFVFRNTSQGLGSGLIPMLSSIIELIFRALAAVTLPAMLGYVGICLSSPLAWIAAALLLVVSFQLQMKRLTALLKQK, encoded by the coding sequence ATGGTGGATACATTTGTGGTTGGCAGATTTGTTGGTGTCCAGGCATTGGCAGCGGTTGGGGCTACCGGTGCCATGACATTCCTCATCATAGGGTTTGTCATCGGATTGACCGCAGGATTCTCGGTCATCATCAGCCAAAAATTCGGAGCCAAAGACCCACAGAGCATGCGCAAGGCAATTGCCATGAGCGTGCTGTGCGCGTTCTTCCTTTCGGTGATCGTATCTGCATTGGCCACACTGAGCAGCAAGAGCCTGTTGCGACTTCTGAATACACCTGCAGACATCCTTGAGGATGCCAACGCCTATCTGGTCATCATCTACCTGGGCATCACAGCCACCATCTACTATAATTTGCTCGCCGCCATCCTCAGAGCGCTTGGGGACAGTCGTTCTCCGTTGCTGTTTTTGCTCATAGCATCCGCCCTGAATATCGTTGGGGATCTCATTTTGGTCATTCAGGTTGGGATGGGAGTCCGCGGAGTAGCCTTGGCAACCGTCATAAGCCAGACCATATCCGCCTTGCTCTGCCTCTATTATATTTACAAGCGCTTTCCCAGCCTCCATCTGAAACGACAAGACTGGGCCATCGACTGGCCGATGATCGGCAGACTGTTGCAGATCGGTCTCCCCAGTGCTCTCCAATTCTCCGTCTGCGCCATTGGCGTCATGATCGTCCAGGCTGTGATCAACCAAAACGGAAGCAACACGGTTGCGGCATATTCTGTGGGAACAAAAATTGAACAGCTGGTAACACAGCCTTTGATCACCCTCGGACTTGCCATGGCCACCTTCAGCGCCCAGAATCTCGGATCAGGCCAACTGGATCGTATCAGGCAAGGAATCAGAAGCGCCACCTTGCTCTCCATACTCCTGAGCATGCTGGCAACTGCAGTGATTTTTGCATTTGGCGAGCAGCTTGCCCGTCTCTTCATTGAGGCATCCGAAACAGCTGTCATCTCCCAAACGGTACAGTACCTCCATATAGTCTCCTATTTCTTTATTGCCCTCGGTATGATCTTCGTATTCCGCAATACCAGCCAAGGCCTGGGCAGCGGACTTATTCCCATGCTCAGCTCAATCATTGAGTTGATCTTCCGTGCCTTGGCTGCAGTAACCTTGCCGGCAATGCTTGGCTATGTGGGCATCTGCCTCTCCAGCCCGCTTGCTTGGATCGCTGCCGCACTGCTGCTGGTAGTCTCCTTCCAACTGCAGATGAAACGCCTCACAGCACTGCTGAAGCAGAAATAG
- a CDS encoding ATP-binding protein, producing MQIYGYQNQDFNGHLIPIHLRQASTTFCALGLSQAKAKQLCLGLGAFFSPIPRSTIQLQKEADPFQLLFAVLVALHALEKHILPLCPHKILIYGQITVEGSITASPSLRDIPSLCKQHGIDLVLTNLAEHALPPDVGTEIQICQTLDQALSSLYRYALQHQGQKERAAHEQDKSLQIEDPFCGILGLERAKEALIYACAGNLPFLLYGPPGSGKSLLLGRVKLLLPPLAGTVRQEAYALHGTTLDCPPVLSLASSMQQQDLTRGNVPWICKAHGGALLADELASLKPRVRTSLATFLDAQTVGSYPLSFLLGSATNACPCSNLGSHDVPCICSEQQIDRFWANLGHPLLDRFAICTSVEPENLLVSKLKKAHYAFARIAEVRAIQSKRSDEELIRLLPLHTRLTRYREGSMRRALLCCKLAQTIADYHGKLSVTQELMELATSLYLLPRDRHYQ from the coding sequence ATGCAGATCTATGGATACCAGAACCAAGACTTCAACGGCCATCTCATTCCCATCCATCTCAGGCAGGCCTCCACCACCTTTTGTGCGCTGGGACTCTCCCAAGCAAAAGCAAAACAACTTTGCTTGGGTCTTGGGGCCTTCTTCTCCCCGATTCCCAGATCAACAATCCAACTGCAAAAGGAAGCCGATCCGTTTCAACTGCTTTTTGCCGTGCTTGTTGCCTTGCATGCACTGGAAAAGCACATTCTCCCGCTCTGTCCCCACAAGATACTCATATATGGGCAAATCACCGTGGAAGGCAGTATCACAGCCTCCCCCTCATTGCGAGACATCCCTTCCTTGTGCAAGCAACACGGCATTGATCTGGTCCTGACAAATCTGGCCGAGCATGCCCTCCCCCCTGATGTGGGAACAGAGATCCAGATCTGCCAAACACTCGACCAAGCGCTCTCTTCGCTGTATCGGTATGCTCTCCAGCATCAAGGCCAAAAAGAGCGTGCTGCCCACGAGCAAGACAAGTCGCTGCAGATCGAAGATCCCTTCTGTGGCATCCTCGGTCTTGAACGGGCAAAAGAAGCACTCATCTATGCATGTGCAGGCAATTTGCCCTTTCTTCTGTACGGCCCCCCGGGTTCAGGCAAAAGCCTGCTCCTAGGACGGGTAAAGCTGCTGCTTCCTCCACTTGCGGGTACGGTACGCCAGGAGGCATACGCCCTCCACGGCACTACGCTCGATTGTCCTCCGGTACTCTCCCTGGCAAGCAGCATGCAGCAGCAGGACCTTACTCGCGGCAACGTTCCCTGGATTTGCAAAGCCCATGGAGGAGCCTTGCTCGCCGATGAGCTTGCCTCGCTCAAACCCAGAGTCAGAACCTCCCTCGCCACCTTCCTGGATGCCCAAACGGTGGGCAGTTACCCTCTCTCCTTTCTGCTTGGCAGTGCCACCAATGCTTGCCCATGCAGCAATCTGGGCTCGCATGATGTACCTTGCATCTGTTCTGAACAACAAATTGACCGGTTCTGGGCTAATCTGGGACACCCCCTGCTCGATCGTTTTGCCATCTGCACAAGCGTAGAACCGGAGAACCTTCTGGTAAGCAAGTTGAAAAAGGCACACTATGCGTTTGCCAGGATTGCCGAAGTAAGAGCCATACAGAGCAAACGTTCCGATGAGGAGCTCATCAGGTTGCTTCCGCTGCATACCCGCCTCACCAGATATCGGGAAGGCAGCATGAGACGTGCCCTGCTCTGCTGCAAACTCGCCCAGACCATTGCCGACTACCACGGAAAACTTTCAGTGACGCAAGAACTTATGGAACTGGCAACTTCGCTGTATCTCCTACCACGCGATCGGCATTATCAGTAA
- a CDS encoding cation:proton antiporter: MALSLAELILLCLVADYVLTRMHVPALVGMLFVGALLGPELLNLLDPSLIAVGSDLRMIALIVILLRAGFELSRDSLHKVGVQALLLSFLPAVCETLVIVAIGPYLLGLSRIESLLLGCVLAAVSPAVVVPMMVHFIQEKKGTEKGIPTLVLAGASLDDVTVIVAYSVVLGIYAGNETNLVYELISIPLSIVFAILFGFGIGLVLIRLFEKINPRATKRALAILGISIFLVHLGDILEAKHIPFAALLAVMAIGFIILEKREAMAHELSSKFGKIWIFAQIILFAMVGSQVDFASARYAGLKGIALILIALIGRSVGTYLCTLGAGFNAKEKLFIVISYLPKATVQAAIGSGPLFLMMEKGMPLQPGKTILAVAVMSILLTAPLGSLAISWAGEHLLGTDKRDVISSLSAVQESEGAYSLMKD, encoded by the coding sequence ATGGCGCTCAGTCTTGCAGAATTGATACTCTTGTGTCTTGTCGCCGATTATGTTTTGACCCGGATGCATGTTCCCGCTTTGGTGGGTATGCTCTTTGTGGGGGCCTTGTTGGGACCTGAGCTGCTGAATCTGCTCGATCCATCCCTCATTGCCGTCGGCAGTGATCTCAGAATGATCGCCCTCATCGTCATACTCCTTCGGGCGGGATTTGAGCTTTCACGTGATAGTCTCCATAAGGTGGGCGTGCAGGCGTTGCTGCTCTCGTTCCTTCCGGCTGTCTGCGAAACGCTTGTCATCGTTGCCATTGGACCTTACCTGCTGGGATTGAGCAGGATTGAGAGTCTGCTTCTCGGGTGTGTCCTTGCAGCAGTCTCTCCCGCGGTTGTGGTTCCCATGATGGTGCACTTCATCCAGGAGAAGAAGGGCACGGAGAAGGGGATTCCCACCCTGGTGCTGGCTGGAGCCAGCCTTGATGATGTAACCGTCATTGTTGCCTACAGTGTGGTGCTCGGCATCTATGCAGGGAATGAGACGAATCTGGTCTATGAACTTATTTCCATTCCTCTTTCCATCGTCTTTGCCATTCTCTTCGGCTTCGGCATAGGGTTGGTACTCATCAGACTCTTTGAGAAAATAAATCCACGTGCTACCAAGCGAGCGCTGGCCATTCTGGGGATCAGCATCTTCTTGGTGCATCTGGGCGACATTCTGGAGGCAAAGCACATTCCTTTTGCTGCATTGCTCGCAGTCATGGCCATCGGATTCATTATTTTGGAAAAACGCGAGGCTATGGCCCACGAACTTTCGTCAAAGTTCGGAAAGATCTGGATTTTTGCCCAGATCATTCTCTTTGCCATGGTCGGGTCCCAAGTTGATTTTGCCTCTGCCCGGTATGCCGGCCTGAAGGGGATTGCCCTGATACTCATCGCCCTCATCGGTCGTTCGGTTGGCACCTATCTCTGTACTTTGGGCGCTGGGTTCAATGCAAAAGAGAAGTTGTTCATCGTCATCTCCTATCTGCCCAAGGCAACCGTACAGGCAGCGATCGGTTCAGGACCTTTGTTTTTGATGATGGAGAAGGGAATGCCTCTGCAGCCTGGAAAGACTATTCTGGCAGTTGCCGTCATGAGCATCTTGCTCACCGCTCCGCTTGGCTCGCTGGCGATCAGCTGGGCAGGGGAACATCTTCTGGGCACTGACAAACGGGATGTGATCAGCAGCCTCTCTGCCGTTCAGGAGAGTGAGGGTGCCTATTCATTGATGAAGGATTGA